The window AGGGCAGGTGCATTATGGGTGGAATTAGGCTCATGATGCTTATAAATAGCCTGTGCAAGCTCAGACAACTAATAAGTTGCCTAAAGAAAACTTTAATTCAcatattgttgtttttgttgttttaccaTATTTCTAAGACTGTCTACTATGTTTCTATTTACACAGTTATGCTGCTCAAAAAACTCATGGCTATTAAAGTGATATTtatgctttatgtatttatttgttcatttactcattcagtaaatatttattgactatctacTATGTCTAAAGTTCCACGGACTTCTAAAATATCAATGTGTCTTTGGAGAGATAATGCCAAAACCACATTTAggccttcttcctccctcttagCAGAGTCAGATAAGACTGAGCAAAGTCTTGCATTAATTCTTAAAAGCACAACTCAGACATTCTCACCATCatcttaatttaatttattgaacTTCTGCTATACAAATGAAGAGTTTAAGTCTCCATTCTTCAGGAATCAGTAATCAAAGGAAGGTAGATTAGATtgttataggaaaaataaagaaatagagaatataCTAACAGTGGAAACATCCTGGTTTTAGTCTGGAAATAATGATACCAAAGCTGGCAAGCATTGTAgatggtcatttttatttatatcatgtCTCCCAGGATCCTTAAAATGTAATTGCTATCATATGCTCATAAAATAAGAGGGAAGAATTAAgaattatttccagatttctggatTAAAAGACTGAATAAGACAATAGTGTCACTCAAAAATATAGAATGACAAGAgcagttagaaataaagagatAGTAATtgcattatatattacatattttattttacatatatattacatatattatatatatttttatatgacatACAACAGGAGATTTCTAGAAAGCAGGTATATACACATAATGGAGGGCAGGCCTTCTTCCAGAGGCTGGCTGGACAGAGATACACAGGAGTCATCAAAATAGAGGCAATAGTTAAAACCATGGAAAAGCACACGAAATATGTATACAACAAAAAGAGCACAGAACACAGGGTAGAATCTTAAACATCTCTAAATGctagaaacactttaaaaaaaatgttagaggaaACAGAGAACTTCAGGATATAGACCGAGAGAGGTCAacagaaaaggggaggaaaaaactAAGAATGGCGTCAGAGAAACTAAGACAAACATTTAATTAAAGGGGAGGGTGAGCATTCTCAAAAGTCACAAATCAAGTAAGCTAAATACAGATAGACTTCAATAGGTTAATAAGCATAAAGATTATTGCTGATTTTTGTCAGAGCAATTTTAGGGCAGTGGAGGGATGATGAGAAGCCATATTTTGATGGGTAGACCATGGATGGAATGGTGAACAGGAAATTAAGATTGAAGGCAACCAGTATACTACTTTAATTTCCTTACAATGAACATGTAACAACATTTgtgtaataaaattaagaaatgactGAAAGAAGTTTCcctaaaagagaaaattaagaaataagagaGTAGTTACCGGAGGGCTGCGCAGATTTGAAGATTACCTGTTGCTTATATACTGAGggtttagaaaaagaagaaagagaaaagaaaaagtgcagTAGATAGAGAAAGTCATTGTGAGAAAGCAAAtaacatttgtgttgttttttcttaaaatacaataTGAGTGTGCCTGTAAAGCTATGAAGAGATCATGTATCAATCAGATCTCAGTCTATAAAAGCTCTTAAACTTGAATGCATTTCCCAGTTGAGAATATAGGGCTAATACTAAATGAAGAAAGGCTTATATTTCCATAACCATGTAGGACAAGCTGGAGCCACCTTTAGTTTGTGAGGTAGTCCATCACTATTTAACAGATGACAAACTGAGCTCTAATTGAACTGCCAATGGTtaagagggaggaggcagataGTTCAGAAATGTTCCTTTGAATCCAATGCTCTCTCCTGTTCCCTGTGCTCTATCTCTGATAATACTTATGTGAACAGTTTGAATGAGTCATATAAATTAAGCTTTCTGATCAAGAtagattatgaaaaacaaaataattgcaaacaatACAATAACCTCTGAAAAATGAGTTTTGTTTATTGGTGTCTTTCATCAAAAGGCATAACAATTTTTTCCACAAACATAAGAACTAGAAGACATTATCTTGGGCATGTacgttaaagaaaaaaacattagcaGTGAGACAGAATGTCCTGTAATGGACTAAATGCAAAATATCTgttatagtgaaaaaaaaatttattgaaaaaattatttggaataaaaCTCACAGTAGgaaatagagatgcaaaaattatttatataaaacagcCTGACACCACATTCAGTGCCAACATCAGGTATGGCTTTTCagatttctcttaaaaatgtttcaaatacagagggtgccaaaaaaaatgtatacacattttaagaaaggaaaaacactactaaaattgcaatactcaatatatactgatagcaaaagatgaatacaagtcaaaaGATGAGTATAaattttggcacccctggtatatttttctatctctttttccCTTAATCAGACACAATATAtctaaaaagaattttagaatctgtttcatatgagaaaaaaaagttccatATAAACAGAGGACATTGGTCcttctttgtattcattttttaaaaagatcttctagaaaaaaaaagcaaaacacaaaacatgCTTCAAAATCTTTTTGTTACACTTGAAACCAAACTGCTGATAGATCAGGTCTAGATATCAGTACATTACAAAATCTTTGGAAATGTGAATTCAGAGTAAAAATTGCCCTGAATTGTTGTTTTAGGTTCTTGAGATTAAAGTCAGAATTTCCTGTGCTGGGCTGCCTAGGTAACGAGGTGCTGTGGTTGTTGGAGGGGTTAAAGTTGGAGCTCATGATGCATATATATTTGGGAGGATTCATAAAAAACACGACAGTGGAGCTTGGGTCAATCCATTACTGTGGATGAGCAGTGACCaatagaaagggaagaagaagatCCAAGAAAACTGAGGTAAGCGGGCTTCTGAAGCCCTgtcaaaagtggaaacaatagATCAAAAGGTGTGCGTGGTGACTGGTCAgcgtaggttttatttttttctcataggaGGTTTGacagcataaaataaaaacaaattgctttagtcaaagttttgttgttgtttttttcttttttctttctttctttttgttttttattttttcttttttaaccgaTTGTTAGCAAACTTCAGATCCAGACACAGGACTCAACGGTATATTCCTGGACAGTAAGGTAaactattttgtactttttaaaactcttaaagtTAAGAATCTGAAGTTCTGATTCATCAGAGGCAGGGTTACAGCTTCAATAACTAAAACAAATTtctattctggaaaaaaaaaagaatattttaatgtgtttttgttgGAAGATGACCAGAGTAGCATTCTGCAATTGTAAGAAATTTGACAGCTTGCGCAAGCAGCTCTACACTTGTCATTTCCCTCAATTTAGTGACAAAATTGAGACATCAGCATTTCATAAATGATGTTGATTTCATCTTTTCCAAAGGAATCAGTAAAATTTATTCAGTCCTTATTATCAAGTGGTTGAACTAAATGTATATTGGTTGAATATTACTGttgtataggtatatatatgtaaatatatgtatacacatatgtatatctatatgtatgtgtggatgtattttttcctgttaaaattaTTCATGGTACCAATAACCTTGTTGATATTCAATGGGAAGTGTTTATGTTTTTCAGATGTATCATTTATCAGTAAGTGTTAACCTATCATTTGCTAGCAGCCATACTGGAAATATGGAGCTCTATCTCCATCATACacatgttctttgttttgttttgtttcttattaatCATAGTAATGCTATAGTTGATACATTATTTACCTAACTGCTATGTATATATAGACAGAATTCGGAATCCTTATTTCTTAGCTGAACAACTTGATTCTGTACTTATAATATTAGAAGTCTCTCCCCGGACCCCCGAACAAAACTTACCTGAGCAGTTGAGCAACAGAGTAAGAGATTAATCACACACTTTTCTTCAGATCTTTAAATCTTCCTCACAACAAACTGCTAAAACATTCTTTGATCACTTTCTGTGGTTCAAGGGCCAAAGAGCCTGGGAAATCTCATCCAGATGTTCTGCTCATTTaggaataaaagtaaaagcatatGCCTACTTCTTAGGAACAGCACagacttttgaattatttaaaggTCATTTTTTGTACTCTTGTATTCAATCCGGGTTTCAGTTAACTCCCTTGCATTAAGTAGCTTGAAATGGAAAAGCACTTAGAGATCCTAaaatttgctttccatttctcagttttcattgTGATTGGGTTAAAACCAGAAAGCTACATGTTGTTGAGTCAGTTTCAGTGTTTGCAAAATGTTTTGCACATAGTGTCTACTAAATAGATAGGTATTAATTGATATCTGTGTACACAATGATGATATGTGTTTACTTTTCCCTCCAAGAAGCAATGTTTATTTATCCTTTTGGTGCATACACTTCTTTAAATATCAAGAGCTTCAATATCTAACAGTTGTGTCCCTTATTCTATAATGGCAGGTACTATAATGGCAGCCACAATCTGTTTCATCATCTGGATGGTATTCGTAACAGATTCTGTATGGACCCGAACTGTGAGACAGGTCTATGAGGTACATGATCCAGAGGACTGGAATGACCAAGACGTCGATTGTCCCCGGGAATGTTTCTGTCCCCCCAGCTTCCCTACTGCTTTATACTGTGAGAATCGAGGTCTCAAAGAAATCCCTGCTATTCCTTCAAGGATCTGGTATCTTTATCTGGAAAACAACCTGATAGAAACCATTCCTGAGAAGCCATTCGAGAATGCTACCCAGCTGAGATGGATCAAtctaaacaagaacaaaataactAACTATGGAATTGAAAAAGGAGCCCTGAGCCAATTAAAGAAActgcttttcttatttctggaaGATAATGAGCTAGAGGAGGTACCTTCTCCATTGCCAAGAAGTTTAGAACAGTTACAATTAGCGAGAAACAAGGTATCCAGAATTCCTCAAGGAACCTTCAGCAATCTGGAGAACCTGACCCTTCTTGACCTGCAGCACAATAAACTATTAGACAATGCCTTTCAAAGAGACACCTTTAAGGGACTTAAGAACCTCATGCAGCTAAATATGGCCAAGAACGCCCTCAGGAATATGCCACCAAGATTACCAGCCAATACAATGCAACTGTTTTTAGACAATAATTCCATTGAAGGAATACCAGAGAACTATTTTAACGTAATTCCTAAAGTGGCCTTCCTGAGACTAAACCACAACAAATTATCAGATGCAGGTCTCCCTGCAAATGGTTTTGATGTATCATCAATTCTAGATCTTCAACTGTCTCACAATCAACTCACAAAGGTGCCCCGGATCAGTGCTCATCTGCAGCACCTTCACCTTGatcataacaaaattaaaagtaagtAACCATCAGGGTGTCTCTTGGACTGAAATGGTCATGGTCATTAAATTAATTCTCTATCTTCTTTAAGAATAACAATTCTGttgggtcccccccccccccaaagaatgTGCCCttagatttttttaagtgtgtttccaATTTTCAGTATTATGTTTATCCATTTAGAGACAGTCTCAATAAACCAAGAAGGTACAACCTTCAAACTGCAGATTGAAAAGTGGATTTTAATCCAGGAGGCTATTCTCTAtctattggagaaaaaaaaaaaaactggctctCTTTTCTTTAACTCCGAGGAGATTTCAATATTTCTGCCTCACTGAGTAGATTTCTTTCAGAAAGTGTTCCAGGCACAAACAACCTCATGAATAGTAACAGAAGACATAAAATTTACAAGGCATCAGAAAGACATGTATGGCCTAAAATCTACAGCACAACTGCTGCCTGAAAACACCCCAATCAGAGTTTCTGCTTTAGATGAGAGgacttctcaaacttgagtgtgcacTGACTGGTGGCCCCACCTCAGAGTTTCTGACTGAGGAGGTCCAGGTGAGACCAGAGACTtctcatttctaacaagttcccaggtgatgctgagaaTGCTGCTCTGGGGACCATGCATTGGGGACTGTTAGGCTTTGCTCAACTTACATGGAAACCAATGCCCCTGGAGGTTGGCAAGTAAGGATGAATGATAATCAacaaagtagaataaataaataccttttccttccctgaaaatagctttttataagggagagggagaagagtgCAAAGTGCCTTGGAGGCAGAGAAGCCACCAAGGGAAGATGTAGTTGTAGAATGTAGAGCCTGGAGACATTAAAGGCATACTTGGCACCTTCacagttttccctgagatcaggCTGACTTTGGTGTAGAAACGGGCAATGCGTTGGTGTAGCCATAGGGGTATTGGGAGCAGCTGGCACCTATCCGTGCATCCTCAACCCC of the Rhinolophus sinicus isolate RSC01 linkage group LG02, ASM3656204v1, whole genome shotgun sequence genome contains:
- the KERA gene encoding keratocan, whose protein sequence is MAATICFIIWMVFVTDSVWTRTVRQVYEVHDPEDWNDQDVDCPRECFCPPSFPTALYCENRGLKEIPAIPSRIWYLYLENNLIETIPEKPFENATQLRWINLNKNKITNYGIEKGALSQLKKLLFLFLEDNELEEVPSPLPRSLEQLQLARNKVSRIPQGTFSNLENLTLLDLQHNKLLDNAFQRDTFKGLKNLMQLNMAKNALRNMPPRLPANTMQLFLDNNSIEGIPENYFNVIPKVAFLRLNHNKLSDAGLPANGFDVSSILDLQLSHNQLTKVPRISAHLQHLHLDHNKIKNVNVSVICPTPSTLPADQDSFSYGPHLSYLRLDGNEIKLPIPMDLMTCFRLLQTLII